A region from the Wansuia hejianensis genome encodes:
- a CDS encoding alpha/beta hydrolase — MMGKYPIHEDFKKYANMQFNINRFLLPISNFYLELVFRSIRSDSLVNISVEKIPDDRGRKIRLMLYEPVGHTEKLPCLIYFHGGGFILKSAKYRYDIAHSYCLFTPCKLLFVDYGTTPENPFPVAAEEGYTVLKWAMEISEYLRIDADNIAVAGDSAGGNLAASVAMMARDRIGKRLSFQMLIYPALDRRMKTESMRKYTDTPVWNSELTRKMWDLYLADKSITDYRYASPMEAESLINLPDTYIETAEFDCLHDEALEYAERLKGDGVSVELNETRGTMHGYDIVPDSEIVRQSINMRIDFMRKTFNKNSKYKCNDYDSTLTK; from the coding sequence ATGATGGGCAAATATCCAATCCATGAGGATTTTAAAAAATATGCAAATATGCAGTTCAATATCAATAGGTTTCTTCTCCCTATTTCAAATTTTTATCTGGAGCTGGTATTCAGAAGTATCCGGTCGGATTCACTTGTAAATATATCAGTGGAGAAAATTCCGGATGACAGAGGAAGAAAAATAAGGCTTATGCTTTATGAACCGGTGGGGCATACAGAAAAATTGCCCTGCCTGATTTATTTTCACGGCGGCGGATTTATACTGAAGTCTGCAAAGTATAGATATGATATTGCACATTCTTATTGCTTATTTACTCCTTGTAAGTTGTTGTTTGTGGATTACGGGACGACGCCGGAAAATCCATTTCCTGTCGCTGCAGAAGAAGGTTATACAGTGCTAAAATGGGCAATGGAAATTTCTGAATATTTGAGGATAGATGCGGATAATATAGCAGTCGCAGGTGACAGCGCCGGAGGGAATCTGGCGGCATCTGTCGCAATGATGGCCAGAGACAGGATTGGAAAACGTCTGTCTTTTCAAATGCTAATATACCCTGCACTTGACCGTAGGATGAAAACGGAGTCAATGAGAAAATATACGGATACTCCGGTCTGGAACAGTGAATTGACGAGAAAAATGTGGGATTTATATTTAGCAGATAAGAGTATAACGGATTACAGATATGCCTCTCCGATGGAAGCAGAATCCCTTATAAACCTGCCGGATACGTATATTGAAACAGCAGAATTTGATTGCCTTCACGATGAAGCACTGGAATATGCAGAAAGACTCAAGGGTGATGGTGTATCGGTTGAATTGAATGAGACAAGGGGAACGATGCATGGATATGATATAGTTCCGGATAGTGAGATAGTCAGGCAAAGTATTAATATGCGAATCGATTTTATGCGAAAAACATTTAATAAAAACAGCAAATATAAATGTAATGATTATGATTCAACGCTTACAAAATAA
- a CDS encoding alpha/beta fold hydrolase produces the protein MKDHRKKLVAIAALTISTTAAIHALNRFIEKTAIAKNLMNKGKNSTFQWRFGDVYYTKNGSGSPVLLIHELTPCSNSHEWHRIVNTLSEKYTVYSLDLPGCGLSDKQNITYTNFYYVQLITEFAKSVIGSPVSVLATGLSASLAVTSCNYDPQLFRKLILVNPSDLRTLSQIPTRKSKAAKALLELPLVGTLLYHMIVSRSRVEREFTERLFADPFQATATNIDIYHESAHRACSRGKYLLSSIIGNYVYFNIGHALKSIDNDIIIIGGESQEGIAETAAAYKAINPAIESVIIPNTRHLPQMEDPGAFLEQLRIYL, from the coding sequence ATGAAAGACCATAGAAAGAAACTTGTTGCCATAGCCGCACTGACTATATCCACAACTGCCGCAATACACGCATTAAACCGTTTTATAGAAAAAACTGCCATAGCTAAAAATCTGATGAACAAAGGAAAAAACTCCACATTCCAATGGCGTTTTGGAGATGTATATTATACTAAAAACGGTTCTGGCTCTCCGGTCCTATTGATCCACGAGCTGACCCCCTGCAGTAACTCTCACGAATGGCACCGAATTGTAAATACTTTATCCGAAAAGTATACTGTCTACAGCCTGGATTTGCCCGGCTGCGGTTTATCCGATAAGCAGAATATCACTTATACCAATTTTTACTATGTACAATTAATTACAGAATTTGCTAAATCAGTGATTGGATCTCCTGTAAGTGTACTGGCTACCGGACTTTCAGCCTCTCTGGCAGTCACCTCCTGCAATTATGATCCACAGCTTTTCCGAAAATTAATTCTGGTCAATCCTTCTGATCTAAGGACTCTGAGCCAGATCCCGACCAGGAAAAGTAAGGCTGCAAAGGCATTGCTGGAGCTCCCTTTAGTCGGAACACTCCTGTATCATATGATTGTGTCCCGCAGCCGTGTGGAACGCGAGTTTACAGAACGGCTGTTTGCCGATCCCTTCCAAGCGACAGCGACCAACATAGATATCTATCATGAAAGCGCCCACCGTGCCTGCAGCCGCGGTAAATATCTCTTATCCAGCATCATTGGCAATTACGTATATTTCAACATCGGCCATGCCCTGAAATCTATTGATAACGATATCATCATAATAGGCGGAGAGTCCCAGGAAGGAATCGCTGAAACAGCGGCGGCTTATAAAGCCATAAATCCGGCAATTGAATCAGTGATTATCCCTAATACCCGGCATCTGCCCCAGATGGAAGACCCAGGGGCATTCCTGGAACAGTTGAGGATTTACCTGTAA
- a CDS encoding DUF4340 domain-containing protein: MKKKKWIAPASCLVILALLLALYFILKNQNMEKEEETETAESVIGIGEEKATGIQFTVEGQQYSFIKEGDTWKKEDEVDFPVDQEKMSTLITTFTGLTADRTLTDISSLEEYGLDDPVNSVTLTGSDENQVTLHIGDKNKDTSDTYLYMNEDKSTVYVTGTDCEEALPDTLMDLAQSESFPSVTSTNITEVEVNNGGNIYTLTKDDSSNWQVSDNTGKGYSAEYQTVSTLNSTIAGMTFAGLADIQTEDLGRYGLEYPAAVIHVTYTEEVEAEKTEESESTDSSGGESDEEAQNETVIKELDIYVGAQDEEGNYYVRVGQSSQIHLMSESSFTGILDVKAEDFWSKSLGYTSVSQVNKMEITYQGETREIFRKTEETAATYTSGEEELNADKVNSFFSAFSNMAAQSKDLSLTAEGSPELTIEVYTDGGNHKVIFTPYNENFYLSVDTEGRPGLVNKNTVKNLIESYLAIFE; this comes from the coding sequence ATGAAGAAAAAGAAATGGATCGCACCGGCATCTTGCCTGGTGATTCTCGCTCTCCTTCTTGCGCTGTATTTCATTCTAAAAAATCAGAATATGGAGAAGGAGGAAGAGACAGAAACGGCGGAATCGGTGATAGGAATTGGAGAAGAGAAAGCTACCGGGATACAGTTCACTGTCGAAGGACAGCAATATTCCTTTATAAAGGAAGGAGATACCTGGAAAAAGGAGGATGAAGTAGATTTTCCTGTGGATCAGGAGAAAATGAGCACACTGATTACCACATTTACCGGGCTTACTGCAGACAGGACATTGACGGATATCAGCAGCCTGGAAGAATACGGACTGGATGATCCAGTGAACAGTGTAACTCTCACAGGTTCTGATGAGAATCAGGTGACACTTCATATCGGAGATAAGAACAAGGATACGAGCGACACCTATCTTTATATGAATGAGGATAAATCTACAGTCTATGTGACAGGAACAGACTGTGAGGAGGCTCTTCCTGATACGCTGATGGATCTGGCTCAGAGCGAAAGCTTCCCGTCGGTGACTTCAACGAATATCACGGAGGTGGAAGTAAATAATGGCGGGAACATCTATACTCTCACAAAGGATGATTCAAGTAACTGGCAGGTTTCAGATAATACCGGTAAGGGGTATTCTGCGGAATATCAGACGGTCAGTACCTTGAATTCCACAATAGCAGGGATGACATTTGCCGGCCTGGCAGATATTCAAACGGAAGATCTGGGACGGTATGGCCTGGAGTATCCGGCGGCTGTCATACATGTCACTTATACGGAGGAGGTTGAAGCTGAAAAAACGGAAGAAAGTGAGTCCACGGACAGCTCCGGCGGAGAAAGTGATGAAGAAGCGCAGAATGAGACAGTGATTAAAGAGCTGGACATTTATGTGGGCGCGCAGGATGAAGAGGGCAATTACTATGTGCGTGTCGGCCAGTCCAGCCAGATCCATCTGATGTCAGAATCCAGCTTTACCGGAATACTTGATGTAAAGGCGGAGGATTTCTGGAGCAAAAGCCTTGGATATACTTCCGTGAGCCAGGTCAATAAAATGGAAATAACGTATCAGGGTGAGACAAGGGAAATTTTCAGAAAAACTGAAGAAACAGCTGCCACTTATACCAGCGGGGAGGAAGAACTGAATGCGGATAAGGTGAATTCCTTTTTCAGCGCCTTCAGCAATATGGCGGCACAGAGTAAGGATCTGTCACTGACTGCGGAAGGGAGTCCTGAGCTGACAATCGAAGTGTATACGGACGGCGGGAATCATAAAGTTATATTCACTCCCTATAATGAGAACTTCTATCTGTCTGTGGACACAGAAGGCCGTCCGGGACTGGTAAATAAGAATACAGTAAAGAATCTAATAGAGAGCTATCTCGCAATTTTTGAGTAA
- a CDS encoding GldG family protein: protein MKNIFKNINLKDKIKNSMTGEENKKNLKHGSYASAMTVIIIALVIVLNLVFGQLPTSATQIDVSSQKLFSIGDDTKNLVKNLNQDVTLYYIVRNGSENEYVSKMLERYQDLSSHLKVEKIDPDLHPTFTSQYTDETVEENSIIVASGEKSRVVGISDMLEQELNYYTYSYQTTGFDGEGQVTSAIAYVVSDSLPVLYRLTGHNEQSLGSNLTDAIQKNNIELKDLSLLTEESVPEDAAALLICSPAKDLSAEEAERILTYMEGGGKVLLLTDYTEEKMPNLESILTNYGLQRNDGIVMEGNSNYYYPQRPDVMLPEVGTGSAVLSGLADDTYALIQDAQPIGTLEEYRDSLTVESLLTTTGSGYVKQINDGKISFQKESGDEEGVFDVGVSVTEDVDDENETQLVYFSSSSIVSDELDQYVSGGNTDILTSILTKLCVMDENTSFSIPSKSFSVSYLSYTDRMASVWKVVMIGVIPAAFLLIGFGIWMKRRKQ, encoded by the coding sequence GTGAAGAATATATTTAAAAATATTAACTTAAAAGACAAAATCAAAAATTCCATGACAGGTGAAGAAAACAAAAAGAATCTGAAGCATGGCTCTTATGCCTCTGCCATGACGGTGATTATCATAGCTCTCGTGATTGTCCTGAATCTGGTATTCGGACAGCTGCCCACCAGCGCGACGCAGATTGATGTCAGCTCGCAGAAGCTTTTCAGCATAGGAGATGATACAAAGAATCTGGTGAAGAACCTGAACCAGGATGTGACGCTGTATTATATTGTCAGAAATGGGAGCGAAAATGAATATGTGAGTAAAATGCTGGAGCGGTACCAGGATTTATCCTCTCATTTAAAGGTAGAAAAAATTGATCCTGACCTTCACCCCACATTTACTTCACAGTACACAGATGAGACGGTGGAAGAAAACAGCATCATTGTGGCCAGCGGGGAGAAAAGCCGCGTGGTGGGGATTTCTGATATGCTGGAACAGGAGCTGAACTATTATACTTATAGCTACCAGACAACCGGCTTTGACGGGGAAGGCCAGGTAACAAGCGCGATCGCCTATGTGGTCAGCGACAGCCTGCCGGTGTTGTATCGGTTGACGGGACATAATGAACAATCGCTGGGGAGTAATCTGACGGATGCTATTCAGAAGAACAATATAGAGCTGAAGGATTTAAGCCTTCTGACAGAGGAAAGCGTGCCTGAGGACGCGGCCGCTCTTCTGATTTGTTCTCCTGCTAAGGATCTGTCGGCAGAAGAAGCGGAAAGGATCTTGACTTACATGGAGGGTGGAGGAAAGGTACTGCTTCTTACTGACTATACTGAAGAAAAAATGCCAAATCTGGAATCTATACTGACTAATTATGGACTTCAGAGGAATGACGGGATTGTGATGGAAGGAAACAGCAATTACTACTATCCCCAGAGGCCTGATGTTATGCTTCCGGAAGTGGGCACGGGTTCTGCCGTCCTTTCAGGGCTGGCGGACGATACTTATGCGCTGATTCAGGATGCACAGCCAATCGGGACTCTGGAGGAGTACCGTGACAGCCTGACGGTTGAAAGTCTTCTTACTACCACCGGAAGCGGATATGTGAAGCAGATTAACGATGGAAAGATATCTTTTCAGAAAGAGTCCGGGGATGAAGAGGGAGTGTTTGACGTAGGAGTCTCTGTGACGGAAGATGTGGACGACGAAAATGAGACACAACTGGTGTATTTCTCATCTTCAAGCATCGTCAGCGACGAGCTGGATCAGTATGTCTCTGGCGGAAATACGGATATCCTGACCAGTATTTTGACAAAACTATGTGTAATGGATGAAAATACTTCTTTTTCAATACCGAGTAAGAGCTTTTCGGTCAGTTATTTGAGTTATACGGACCGTATGGCAAGCGTATGGAAAGTGGTAATGATTGGGGTGATACCTGCCGCGTTTCTGTTAATTGGTTTTGGAATCTGGATGAAGAGGAGAAAACAGTGA
- a CDS encoding ABC-2 transporter permease, which produces MKAIYKKEVKGYLTSMIGYVFIFFILLVYGIYFSYVNIDSAYPEIGYTMQYVLFVMLIGVPILTMRVIAEERRQKTDQLLLTSPLKIHQMVGGKYLALESIFLIPLAVMCVCPLLMSRFGTVSMPMAYTAILGFFLLGSAQIAIGVFASSLTENQIIAAVVCFVILFLSNVIEGVSGFFSQTASASFIVMLLVVLALCLWVHTLIRNSLVTAIIAVLAEGAVIIVYLVKSSLFEGLVQSILSIFDLTGHMDNFVNGILDVNGIIYFLSVIGICLYLTVQSVQKRRWN; this is translated from the coding sequence ATGAAAGCAATTTATAAAAAGGAGGTAAAAGGATATCTGACGTCAATGATCGGATATGTTTTTATCTTTTTCATACTGCTGGTCTATGGAATTTATTTCTCGTATGTGAATATCGACAGTGCTTATCCTGAAATCGGTTATACGATGCAGTACGTTTTGTTCGTCATGCTCATAGGGGTACCGATTTTGACCATGAGAGTAATTGCAGAAGAACGGCGTCAGAAAACGGATCAGCTACTTTTAACCTCCCCGCTTAAAATCCATCAGATGGTAGGGGGAAAATATCTGGCGCTGGAATCCATTTTCCTGATTCCCCTGGCAGTTATGTGTGTCTGCCCTCTCCTTATGTCACGGTTTGGAACAGTTTCCATGCCGATGGCCTATACGGCGATCCTGGGATTTTTTTTACTTGGAAGCGCGCAGATTGCCATTGGAGTTTTCGCGTCTTCTCTGACGGAAAATCAGATCATTGCGGCGGTGGTCTGCTTTGTGATACTTTTCCTCAGTAATGTAATTGAGGGAGTTTCGGGATTTTTTTCTCAGACGGCGTCTGCCTCTTTTATCGTCATGCTCCTGGTTGTCCTGGCGCTGTGCCTGTGGGTTCACACGCTGATCAGAAACAGCCTGGTGACTGCTATTATAGCTGTCCTGGCAGAGGGCGCTGTAATCATCGTCTATCTGGTGAAATCCAGCCTGTTTGAAGGTCTGGTGCAGAGTATTCTCAGTATTTTTGATTTGACGGGACATATGGATAATTTTGTAAATGGTATTTTAGATGTGAACGGAATCATTTATTTCCTGTCTGTCATCGGAATCTGCCTGTATCTCACTGTGCAGTCTGTGCAGAAGAGACGTTGGAATTAG
- a CDS encoding ABC transporter ATP-binding protein, whose amino-acid sequence MIEVKNLVKRYGDHVAVDHLSFTVEEGQIYGFLGPNGAGKSTTMNIITGYLGFNEGEVLIDGHDIVEEPEEAKQCIGYLPEMPPLYFDMTVREYLAFAAELKKIPKDQKNEQIDKIMEMVKITDMENRLIKNLSKGYRQRVGLAQAVLGDPEIIILDEPTVGLDPKQIIEIREMIRNLGEKHTVILSSHILSEVSAVCDYVMIINHGKLVASDTPDNLSRIAVGSNTLELTVKGQMGTVVSAVGMIPGIEDVKYKNSDEKDCVDIIIKTCTEVDIREKIFYKMADIQCPILKMQSTSLSLEDVFLELTEDDHQAVESEISAASDEGGEDRDESNL is encoded by the coding sequence TTGATAGAAGTGAAAAACCTCGTAAAGCGCTATGGGGATCACGTAGCGGTCGATCACCTGAGCTTTACCGTGGAGGAAGGGCAGATATACGGATTTCTGGGGCCTAACGGTGCGGGAAAATCTACGACTATGAATATTATTACCGGATATCTTGGATTTAATGAGGGAGAAGTCCTGATTGACGGCCATGATATTGTGGAGGAGCCGGAGGAAGCTAAACAGTGTATTGGATATTTGCCGGAGATGCCTCCTCTTTATTTTGATATGACGGTGAGGGAATATCTGGCTTTTGCGGCTGAACTGAAGAAAATTCCAAAGGATCAGAAGAATGAGCAAATTGACAAGATTATGGAAATGGTAAAAATTACCGATATGGAAAACCGTCTGATTAAGAATCTTTCCAAAGGCTATCGTCAGCGCGTGGGACTGGCGCAGGCTGTGCTGGGAGATCCCGAAATTATTATTTTGGACGAACCAACTGTGGGGCTGGACCCAAAACAGATTATTGAAATTCGGGAGATGATCCGGAATCTGGGGGAAAAGCATACGGTGATTCTCAGTTCACATATCCTTTCGGAGGTGAGCGCGGTCTGCGACTATGTGATGATTATTAATCATGGAAAGCTTGTTGCCAGTGATACCCCGGATAATCTGAGCAGAATTGCGGTTGGATCTAATACTCTTGAATTAACGGTAAAGGGTCAAATGGGAACTGTAGTTTCAGCGGTTGGGATGATTCCTGGCATTGAAGATGTGAAGTATAAGAATTCTGACGAGAAGGATTGTGTGGATATCATCATAAAAACCTGTACAGAGGTTGATATCAGGGAGAAAATATTCTATAAAATGGCGGATATCCAGTGTCCGATATTGAAGATGCAGTCTACCTCACTCTCATTGGAAGATGTATTCCTGGAGTTGACTGAGGATGATCACCAGGCTGTAGAATCAGAAATTTCTGCTGCATCAGATGAAGGAGGGGAGGACAGAGATGAAAGCAATTTATAA
- a CDS encoding ArnT family glycosyltransferase — translation MKDHTYRLIRTAEVLLFFCICFVTAATLKVEHAPDEAMRYVIPQFIEKYHHLPTGLEPELIHPAWGFSYAVYPYLTSIISAFFMQIASFFSGGTASLLLAARLVSVLSGTASLFLFFKIGELLFDNKKSVVMLATFCGFLPQFLFLSSYQNNDSFAVFTVALIIYFWLKGLKNRWRLSTCIGLGISCGLCALSYYNAYVFLLTTILLFFMSLLIYKEKLAKILKKALLVFAAAFLVGGWFFIRNAVLHDGDFLGMRTIQESAEEHAQEDFKPSLKQTPASQGLSFADTFIHVYPGHQANWIFSTVCSFIGSFSYMTVRLSYLLYGLYVALFAIGFLLFFFLALRRSWWKDKIRRLLFLTLTLSILITLVLVMFNTYYSDYQAQGRYLMPALIPLMILITDGYGTALPTAAHAKTALRNRRTILFAVILVLYMLLFFISYFKYLVPGCLDFQT, via the coding sequence ATGAAAGATCATACGTACCGTCTGATCAGGACGGCTGAAGTCCTGCTCTTTTTTTGTATCTGTTTTGTCACGGCGGCAACCCTGAAGGTTGAGCATGCGCCGGATGAGGCCATGCGATATGTAATTCCTCAATTTATTGAAAAATATCATCATCTTCCCACAGGTCTGGAACCGGAGTTGATTCACCCTGCATGGGGGTTTTCATATGCTGTTTATCCTTATCTGACTTCTATAATCAGCGCTTTTTTCATGCAGATCGCTTCCTTTTTTTCAGGCGGCACGGCGTCTTTGTTGTTAGCGGCCAGACTGGTCAGCGTCCTTTCCGGAACCGCTTCTCTTTTTCTGTTCTTTAAAATAGGGGAATTGCTTTTTGATAATAAGAAATCTGTCGTCATGCTGGCTACTTTCTGCGGATTTTTGCCTCAGTTTCTCTTTCTCAGCAGTTACCAGAATAATGATTCATTTGCTGTATTCACAGTCGCTCTGATCATTTATTTCTGGTTGAAGGGGCTGAAAAACCGGTGGCGCCTGTCCACATGTATCGGGCTGGGGATCAGCTGTGGCCTCTGCGCATTATCATATTATAATGCCTATGTATTTTTACTCACTACGATATTACTATTTTTTATGAGCCTGCTTATCTATAAAGAAAAGCTGGCAAAGATTTTAAAAAAAGCACTTCTGGTATTTGCGGCGGCTTTTCTGGTCGGAGGCTGGTTTTTCATCCGCAATGCAGTTCTTCATGACGGCGATTTTCTGGGAATGCGGACCATACAAGAATCAGCAGAAGAACATGCCCAGGAAGACTTCAAGCCTTCATTAAAACAAACGCCTGCAAGCCAGGGACTCTCCTTTGCTGACACTTTTATCCATGTTTATCCGGGACATCAGGCGAACTGGATTTTTTCCACTGTGTGCAGCTTTATCGGCTCTTTTTCCTATATGACAGTGCGCTTAAGCTATCTGCTTTATGGCCTGTATGTGGCTCTTTTTGCCATTGGCTTTCTGTTATTTTTCTTCCTGGCCCTTCGCAGAAGCTGGTGGAAGGATAAGATACGCCGTCTGCTGTTCCTTACATTAACACTCAGTATATTAATTACGTTGGTTCTTGTCATGTTCAACACGTACTATTCCGATTACCAGGCACAGGGTCGTTATCTCATGCCCGCATTGATACCCCTGATGATCCTGATTACCGACGGGTATGGAACGGCTCTGCCGACGGCCGCCCATGCAAAAACAGCACTCCGGAACAGAAGAACGATTCTCTTTGCCGTGATACTCGTCTTGTATATGCTGTTATTTTTCATAAGCTATTTTAAATATCTGGTTCCGGGATGTCTTGACTTTCAGACCTAA
- the rsmG gene encoding 16S rRNA (guanine(527)-N(7))-methyltransferase RsmG has product MTETYDLTSLKKGLDELEIHLTEEQTGQFLTYYELLTEWNSFMNLTAITEFQEVVTKHFLDSLSIVKAQDMKKVKTLLDVGTGAGFPGIPLKIAFPWIEVTLLDSLNKRVKFLNEVIQSLKLGGIRALHGRAEDYGKQPEYREQFELCVSRAVANLSSLSEYCLPFVKGGGKFISYKSGKIEEELVQAKKAVYLLGGSCEKTVCFRLPDTDAERSFAILTKERPTPKKYPRKAGLPTKEPLS; this is encoded by the coding sequence ATGACAGAAACATATGATTTAACCTCTTTAAAAAAAGGATTGGATGAGCTGGAGATTCATCTGACTGAAGAACAGACCGGACAGTTTTTAACATATTATGAATTGCTGACAGAGTGGAATTCTTTTATGAATCTTACGGCGATTACAGAATTCCAGGAAGTGGTTACAAAGCATTTTCTGGACAGCTTGTCGATCGTGAAAGCCCAGGACATGAAGAAAGTAAAGACCCTTTTGGATGTGGGGACGGGAGCGGGATTTCCCGGAATACCGCTGAAAATTGCTTTTCCATGGATAGAAGTCACGCTTCTGGACTCACTCAATAAAAGAGTAAAATTTCTAAATGAAGTCATTCAGTCCCTGAAGCTGGGAGGAATACGCGCTCTTCATGGAAGGGCGGAGGATTATGGAAAACAGCCGGAATATAGAGAACAATTTGAATTATGTGTATCCCGGGCGGTTGCGAATCTCTCTTCCCTTTCGGAATATTGCCTGCCATTTGTTAAGGGCGGAGGCAAATTCATATCTTACAAATCAGGGAAAATAGAAGAAGAATTGGTTCAGGCTAAGAAAGCAGTATACCTTCTGGGAGGGAGCTGCGAGAAAACTGTCTGTTTCCGTCTGCCGGATACAGATGCAGAACGCTCCTTTGCAATTCTGACAAAGGAGCGCCCCACACCGAAAAAATATCCCAGGAAGGCCGGGCTTCCTACGAAGGAGCCTCTTTCATGA
- the mnmG gene encoding tRNA uridine-5-carboxymethylaminomethyl(34) synthesis enzyme MnmG, with product MPVIEEYYDIAVIGAGHAGCEAALAAARLGLSTIVFTVSVDSIALMPCNPNIGGTSKGHLVREIDALGGEMGKNIDRTFIQSKMLNKSKGPAVHSLRAQADKSEYSRSMRRILENTEHLTVKQAEVTELIVENGVCKGVKTLSGASYNCKAVVLCTGVYLNARCIFGEVSNHTGPNGLQAATHLTDSLKANGIEMFRFKTGTPARVDKRTIDFGKMEEQKGDERVIPFSFSTDPEEVQIDQVSCWLTYTNEKTHEIIRENLDRSPLYSGIIHGTGPRYCPSIEDKVVKFSDKKRHQVFLEPEGLYTNEMYVGGMSSSMPEDVQDAMYHTVEGLENVKIVRNAYAIEYDCINPVQLSATLEFKKIKGLFSGGQFNGSSGYEEAAAQGLIAGINASMEVLGRDFLVLDRSEAYIGVLIDDLVTKETHEPYRMMTSRAEYRLLLRQDNADMRLRKYGYQVGLVSEEQYQAVLLKEKLIREEIDRVEHTYVGMSEDVQKLLQEKNSTLLNSGSSLAELIRRPELDYQSLSAVDPGRPDLPRDVQEQVSINIKYDGYIKRQLKQVDQFKKMEAKKIPEHIDYDQVGSLRIEAKQKLNTYRPMNIGQASRISGVSPADISVLLVYLGGR from the coding sequence ATGCCAGTGATTGAAGAATATTATGATATTGCAGTGATAGGGGCGGGCCACGCCGGATGTGAGGCTGCTTTGGCGGCAGCCAGGCTGGGGCTTTCTACAATTGTATTTACAGTTAGCGTGGATAGTATTGCGCTGATGCCCTGCAATCCTAATATCGGAGGAACCTCAAAAGGGCATCTGGTCAGAGAAATTGATGCTCTGGGAGGAGAGATGGGAAAAAATATTGACCGGACATTTATTCAGTCAAAGATGCTGAATAAATCAAAAGGCCCGGCAGTCCATTCTCTCAGAGCACAGGCGGATAAAAGTGAATATAGCCGCAGCATGAGAAGAATTCTCGAGAATACAGAACACCTGACGGTAAAACAGGCGGAAGTGACAGAGCTGATAGTGGAAAACGGAGTCTGCAAGGGCGTTAAAACCCTGTCAGGTGCTTCCTATAACTGTAAGGCTGTGGTACTCTGTACGGGCGTATATCTGAATGCCCGCTGTATTTTTGGCGAGGTCAGCAATCATACAGGGCCAAATGGGCTTCAGGCGGCCACCCATCTGACGGATTCTCTGAAAGCGAACGGTATAGAGATGTTTCGTTTTAAGACGGGAACTCCTGCCAGAGTGGATAAGAGGACGATTGATTTCGGTAAAATGGAAGAACAGAAGGGTGATGAAAGAGTGATTCCCTTTTCATTTTCTACAGATCCGGAGGAAGTACAGATTGATCAGGTATCCTGCTGGCTCACCTATACGAATGAGAAAACCCATGAGATCATCCGGGAAAACCTGGACCGTTCACCTCTCTATTCAGGAATAATTCATGGGACAGGTCCCAGGTATTGTCCGTCCATTGAAGATAAAGTGGTGAAATTCTCCGATAAAAAAAGACATCAGGTATTTTTAGAGCCGGAGGGACTTTATACCAATGAGATGTATGTGGGAGGAATGTCCAGCTCTATGCCCGAGGACGTTCAGGATGCCATGTATCACACGGTGGAGGGGCTGGAGAACGTAAAAATTGTCAGGAACGCCTATGCCATTGAATATGACTGTATCAATCCGGTCCAGCTATCCGCCACACTGGAATTCAAGAAGATTAAAGGTCTGTTTTCCGGCGGACAGTTTAACGGAAGCTCCGGCTATGAAGAGGCTGCCGCCCAGGGGCTGATTGCGGGTATCAATGCTTCCATGGAGGTATTGGGAAGAGATTTTTTGGTTTTAGACCGTTCAGAAGCATATATTGGAGTGCTGATCGATGATCTGGTCACAAAGGAAACCCATGAACCTTACCGCATGATGACAAGCCGGGCGGAATACCGCCTGCTGCTGCGGCAGGACAATGCGGACATGAGGCTGAGAAAGTATGGCTATCAGGTGGGGCTGGTCAGTGAAGAACAGTATCAGGCTGTGCTTTTAAAGGAAAAGCTGATCCGGGAAGAAATAGACCGGGTGGAGCACACCTATGTGGGAATGTCGGAAGATGTGCAGAAGCTTCTGCAGGAAAAGAATTCTACGCTTTTAAACAGCGGAAGTTCACTGGCTGAGCTGATCAGACGGCCGGAGCTGGACTATCAGAGTCTGTCGGCTGTTGATCCCGGCCGCCCTGATCTGCCGCGGGATGTTCAGGAGCAGGTCAGCATTAATATCAAGTACGACGGATATATCAAAAGACAGTTGAAGCAGGTGGATCAGTTCAAGAAAATGGAAGCGAAGAAAATACCGGAGCATATTGATTACGATCAGGTAGGAAGCCTGAGGATTGAGGCGAAGCAAAAGCTGAATACCTACCGCCCGATGAACATCGGACAGGCGTCCCGGATCTCCGGCGTTTCTCCGGCAGACATTTCCGTGCTTCTTGTCTATCTTGGAGGGAGGTAA